CAGTATGCCTTTTGTATTAAGTACATAATCCATCTGGTCGAAATAGATCTCTTTGGTCAAAGCGTTATAATTGGGTATTCCGGAAAGGTAAATGGTTCCGTTGATGCTTCCGGTCATGCTCAGGGCAATAATCATCTTGCCGTCTTTATGCCATAAATCGACCTTTTGAACCACAATTTTCCGGCTTCCGGAGGCGAACTCTTTGCCCTGGAAATTCTTGGTAATAATACGGGAAGCACTTTCATAGGTCGAAACAGCCGCAACGGTAGCTTCTATTTTATCCGGCATTTTTGAAACCGGTTTTAAAACAATCGACTCCTTTTTAAAAGTGTTTAACGGTTCCTGTCCGACGATGGTCTGCATTTTGCATTTCAGTCCCATATCCATCGTGATCTTGCTTTTTGAAAGTACGGCATCGGTTACATATAATTCTGTCGGAGCAACCTTAAACCAGGTTTCATATAGTTCACTTGTTTTAAAAGGCGTGCTTATTTTTTCAAGTACTGCTAATACCTGAGGTTTGAAATCGGTTGTTTTGTTGATGGCATCGTCAATTGTCCTGGCGATTTTGGCTTTAAAAAGGCGTATCGTCGGATTGACCACATAGGTGATCGGGACATTTTTTCCGCCAACAACGATACTCGGGCTATCTTTCCATTCGAAATCTTCAATTACAGAAGATGTTGTCAGTTTCCAGTTGGATAATTTGGCATCACTCAATAAGATGATCTGCCCGTTTAAATTGATTTCTTTGGTATCGTTTAAGCCCAGGAAATCCGTTCCGTATTTTATTTTAGCCCAGATTTTAAGCGGCAGTACCGAACGGATTTTGCCGTCCTTTTCTGTTAACTTGATCGGAGCCTGTTTCCAGATCTTCATCTCGGTTTTATCATCAACCAGAATACTGTCGTTATAAATTAAACCGTTTAACGATTTGTTTAACTGGTTTTCAATTTCTTTTAAAGGAATGTCAACCGGTAAGCTGATGAAAGAAGTGGTGGTTTCAAAAACAGCGGGCTTGTTGTCGCTGGGTTCCGGTTTTAAGGCGTCTATTCTGCTTGTTGTACTGCAATTGCTAAAGAACATCGCGAAGATAAAAACAGCGATGAATGAAAAAAAAGGCTTCATAGTGGGTTCGTCTAAAAATCTTCGGTAAAAGTAGGTTTTTATTGAAATAAAATTGTAACGTTTGTTAAAGAAAAGCGTCTAATCATAATAAAAATAGCAGTGATATGCTAACAGAAATTATATATTTGTAGGAAAATAAACGATATGAAGAGTACAACATTGCTGTTTTTGGGCTTGTCGATGGTGGCAATTCAAGCGAAAGCACAAACTAAAAAATGGACTTTAGAAGAGTGCGTTAACCACGCAATGGAGAAGAATATTTCTATCAAACAATCCGTTTTAGATCAACAGGTAGCACATATATCAAGAAAAGATGCTTATGGTAGTTTCCTGCCGACAATTAACGGTCAGGCTTCCCACTCATGGAACGTTGGTTTGAACCAGAATATTACAACAGGACTTTTGGAAAACCAAACCGTTCAGTTTACTTCTGCAGGGCTTAACGTAGGAATCGATATTTATAAAGGGTTACAACACCAGAACCAACTCCGAAAAGCCAATCTATCCATAATTGCGTCACAGTATCAATTGCAGAAAATGCAGGAAGACGTGTCGTTAAACATTGTCAATGCCTATTTGCAGATCCTGTTCAATAAAGAAAATCTGAAAGTTCAGAAAGAGCAACTGGCGTACGATACCAAGCAGATGGAAAGAACACAGGAGCTTGTTGATGCCGGAGTGGTGCCAAAAGGTGATCTTCTGGATGTCAAAGCAACGGTAATGGCAGACAATCAGAAATTGATTGCCAGTGAGAACGCGTTGTTGATCTCCCGCTTAAGTCTGGCGCAATTGCTGCAATTAGACGGTTTCAGGGAATTTGATATCGTGGATAACGAAACACCGGTGAAAAACAGCAGTGTGATGATGGAAGAACCGGAAAAGATTGTTGAAAAAGCAAGGGAAACCAGAGCGAATATTAAAATAGCGGAAGCAAACGTATCGATTGCCGAAAAAGATCTGTCTATCGCAAGAGGAAAATACCATCCTACCTTGCAGGGATTCTATAGTTTCAGTACCCGTGCGGCTTATGCAGACAGAGTAGTGGGCTATCAGCAGGATCCTAACAACCCGACCATAGCAACACAATATTTTACCGAAAACGGATTAAGCGTTTTACAGAATAATTACCGCCCGATTTTAGGGAGCCCGGCTCCGGTGTTGGATCAGTTTAGCGATAACAAAGGACAAAATTTCGGTTTCTCTTTAAATGTTCCTATCCTGAACGGTTTGTCGGTTCGAAATAATGTAGAGCGTTCAAAAGTTGCTTTGGAACGTTCCAAAATCAACCTGGAACAACAGGAACTGGATTTGGAAAGAACGGTTTATACGGCTTATACCGATACAAAAGGATCGTTAAAATCCTATGAAGCGGCGCTTTCAACCTTAGAAGCAAGACAGGAATCATTCAATTATGCAAAAGAACGTTATGAAGTTGGCTTAATGAATGTTTTCGATTTTACACAAGCGCAAACCTTATTTGTAAATGCACAGTCGGAAGTATTGAGAACAAAATATGATTATATCTTCAGAACGAAAATATTAGAATTCTATTTTGGAATGCCGATCACTCAAAATTAAAAAATCATGAAAAAGAGTACAAAATTTCTTTTAATAGGAGGTGTCGTAGCTGTTGTTGCCTTGTTGTTAATACTAAGTAAAAAAGGTGTCATCGGGAATAAAGACAAAGGAACTGAGGTAGAAGTAGCTCAGGCAAATCAGATGACCATTATTGAAACTGTTTCGGCAACCGGAAAAATACAACCGGAAGTAGAAGTGAAAATTTCATCCGAAGTATCGGGAGAGATTATTGCGCTGTCGGTTAAAGAAGGGCAGACAGTAAAAAAAGGCGACCTGCTGGTTAAGATCAATCCGGATTTATACGAATCGGGATTAAACAGAACGGTAGCGTCACTGTCTACATCAAAAGCCGGATTAAGCCAGGCGGAAGCACAGGTTAAGGAAGCGAAAGCCAACTATGAAAGAAATAAAAAATTATTTACCAAAGGCGTAATTTCCAAATCGGAATGGGATAAAATTGTTTCGGCCTATGAAGTGGCACAAGCGTCCAAGCAATCGGCTTATTACAGCGTTCAAAGTGCTTCGGCTACGGTAACAGAAGCAAGAGATAACCTCAACAGAACCACAATTTATGCACCGGTTGACGGAACGATCTCAAGACTGGATGTCGAATTGGGAGAACGTGTTCTGGGAACGCAGCAAATGGCAGGAACAGAGCTTTTAAGAGTGGCCAACCTGAATAATATGGAAGTTGAAGTGGATGTGAACGAAAACGATATTGTTAAAGTTAATATCGGGGATTCGGCAAAAATTGAAGTGGATGCCTACCTGAAAAAAGAATTTAAAGGTATTGTTACCAGTATTTCCAACTCGGCAAGTTCTACACTAACAGCCGATCAGGTAACGAACTTTAAAGTTAAAGTGAGAATATTAAAAGAATCGTATGAAGATCTGATTGCGGGCAAACCGGCAAATTTCTCACCTTTCCGTCCGGGTATGACTGCAACGGTTGATATTGAAACCAAGCGAAAAGAAAATGTTCTGGCAGTTCCGATTAGTGCTGTTGTAATGAAAACGGATACTATTTCCGGTAAAAAAGACGTACTGGAAGAACTGGAAAAAGAAGAGAAAGAAAAAGTAAAAGGATCAACAGATAAGAAATTCGAATGTGTTTTCGTAAAAATAGGCGACAAAGCCGAATTGCGTAAAATCAAGTCCGGCATTCAGGATGATACCAATATTGAAATTGTAAGCGGACTGAAAAAAGGCGATGTTATCATTGTAGGACCCTATACAACGGTTACCAAAGATCTGAATCCGGGTGATAGAGTGACTGTTAAAAAGGACGAGATTCCGGATAAGAAAAAAGATAAAAAAGTTTAGTTTTTTGATTGCCATCAGGAAGATTCCTGATAACCATTTTGCCACGAACTGTATAAATGTTTTAGCCATGAAGCTAAAAAGTATACGGTTCGTGGCAAAAAAATATAAACTATCTTTGCCAATAATTTTATCAGAATGACTTATATTTTAAATATTGAAACTGCCACAAAAAATTGTTCGATCACAATTGCAAAAAACGGAGAAACACTTGTTTCTATGGAAATTGCAGAAGAAGGCTATTCGCACGCAGAAAAACTTCATGTTTTCATTCAGGATGCTTTGGCAGAAGCCGGGCTTGGCTTTCAGGATTTAAATGCGGTAGCGGTAAGTCAGGGGCCGGGTTCATATACCGGGCTGCGCATTGGTGTTTCGGCTGCAAAAGGACTGTGTTATTCTTTGGGCATTCCACTGATAGCGGTGGATACTTTAGAAACGCTGGCAAGACAGCTCCGGATCGAAAACGGTGTGATTATCCCGATGATTGATGCCCGCCGTATGGAAGTATTTACAGCTGTTTTTGATAAATCGTTTGCCTGCTTACGAACTACTAAAGCGGAGATCATTACCGAAACGATCTATGAGGACATTAGGGAAACCATACATCTGGTTGGTGACGGTGCTGCAAAATGCAAGGAACTCCTAAACACGCCAGATTTTATATATCACGATGCAGTTATTTATCCTTCTGCTAAAGAAATGAGCAAAGTGTCTTTTGAGAAGTATAAAAAAAGCGACACTGTTGATGTCGCTTATTTTGAGCCTTTTTATCTAAAGGATTTTGTGATGACTACCAAGGCTGTTAAGCCGTAACGGTAACGAGTTTGCTGCTTTGTTCTAAAAGCTGGGAACTAACGGCTCCGAAATCCTGATTTTTTGTCCAGGCACGAATAGCAAAGTTTACATTTTTTTCACCCAACGTTTCAATAACTACTTCCGGAGCAGGCGTTTTTAATACATCAGGATGATTGTTGATCAATTCTTCCAGTTGTGTTTTGATGGCCCGTATGTCTGAAGTATAAGCCGTTGGAACCACTAAATTGGTTCTTCGGGTTGGTTTCTGCGAAAAGTTCTTGATTTTTCCATTCGATAAAATACCGTTCGGAATATAGATGATCTGATTTTGGGAAGTCAGTATTTTAGTCGAAAAAATCTGTATTGCGAGTACTTTTCCATTTTCTGCCTGAGCTTCAATCGTATCGCCCACTTTAAACGGCTTGAAAAGAATGATCAGGACACCACCGGAAAAATTGGATAAGGAACCCTGTAGCGATAAACCAACAGCCAAACCAATTGCTCCTAAAATAGCAACAAAAGAAGAGGTTTCGATTCCTAATTTTGAGATGACCGAAACAAAAAGCAGTATGCGCAATGCCCAGATCAAAAAGTCTAATAAGAACTTGATCAGCGTAGGCTCTAGCTCTCTTTTGGTCATGACCGTTTCGGCAATTTTCCGGATAAACTTAATTCCCCAGATACCGACAACCAGAATGATGACGGCGGAAATTACTTTTGGGGAATAGTCAAGGAGTACGTTGAGATAGTGAATGAAAAAGTTATTCATTTTTTCCATAGGGGGGCATATTTATTTAATTCTTAATTCGTTTAAAGTTGTTTCAACAGCGGTGGCAGGCAGTTTACAATTCCTGTTTTCACAAATATAAAACAGTAATTTTTTTTCGTCAAACCGATTCTGAAGAAAAGGTATTGCCGACGGTTGTCTGGAACCGGCAATAATAACATGCGGCAGGTATTCGGAGTGAACAGTTGCTAAAGCTTCCAGAGCATCAGGTCCGCAAACGGCCAGTTCTTTAGTGTCTTTTGATAGGTTCATCCACAGGTTCATCCAGTTCGAATAGGCCGAAGCATAATCAATATTCGGGATAAGGTGGTTGAGCATCTGCAGGGCAGTTTTTTCATAATATTCGTTATGAAACAGCGTGCTGAGGATGTAAAGATTATTAGCCATAACCGAATTGGAGGCAGGAATTACATTGTCTTCAATTTCATAATGAGCAGCAATTAACGCCGTGGTGTTTTTTGCTTTGAATAAAAAGAATTGCTGTTCTTCATTGTAGAAATGATCCAAACAATAATCGGTTAATTGTTTTGCATGCAGCAAATAAGTTTCTTCAAGGGTAGCCTGGTATAAAGCAATAAAAGCTTCTATTGTAAAGGCGTAATCTTCGAGAAATCCCACGATGGTACTTTTGCCGTTTTTGTAGGTGTGCCACAAATGGCCTTCTTCCGACCACATTTTGCCGGTAATAAAGGCGGCGTTTTTTTTGGCAATGGCAATATAGTGCGGATCGCCCAAAGCATTGTAAGCATCCACATATCCTTTTAGCATAATGGCATTCCACGAAGTCAGTGATTTGTCGTCCAGACGTGGTTTGGGACGTTTCTCCCTTTCGCTGAACAATAGCGATTCCCATGCTTTCTTTTTAGCCAGCAAGGCAGCTTCAGACAGGTTGAACTGCTCCGCAACTTCCTGAACAGACCGGTTCTGGATCAGCACATAATGATCGTGTTCCCAAAAACCGAATTCATTAACATTGAAAAGGGCTGCAAAAAGATCGAAATCTGCTGTTAATAAAGTTTGCAGCTGCTCTTTTGTCCAGACATAATAAGCGCCTTCTTCCAAAACGGCAATTTCATTTAAGCTGTCGGCATCCAGGGCAGCATAGAAGCCAAAATCAGGATTGCACAATTCCCTTTCCACAAAGGAAAGTGTTTTTTCAAGGACTTCTTTATATAAAGGATTTTTGGTTCGCTTGTAGGCTTCGGCATAAAGGCTTACCAGCTGACCGTTGTCGTAAAGCATTTTTTCGAAATGGGGAACATGCCAGCGCATATCGACCGAATAACGGGAAAATCCACCGCCTAACACGTCAAAAAGCCCGCCATGTGCCATTTTGGTCAGGGTCAGGTCTACAAAGTCCAGTAAGTCTGCCGAAGCAGTCTGGTAGCCATAACGCTGAAGAAACAGGTAATTGTTGGGCATCATAAATTTAGGTGCCCGGGCATAACCGCCATAATCCCAGTCGAAACTTTTGGACCACTTTTCGACCAGTGGTTTGATATGCTGCGGATTTTGAGCATCGCTATCGGCATTGGCATGGTTTACAAGACCTAAAAAGGAGAGGCCTTCATGCAGTTTTTCGGCATATTCAATTACTTTATCCGGATTGGTGCGGTATAAATTATCGAGCTGGCTCAAAATGTCCATCCAATTATCTTTCTTGAAATAGGTGCCGCCCCAAACGGGTCTTCCGTCCGGCAGGCAAACCACATTTAATGGCCAGCCGCCCTGTCCGGTCATAAGCTGTACCGCTTTCATATAAATAGCATCCACATCGGGACGCTCTTCACGGTCTACTTTTATAGCAACAAATCCGGAGTTCATTACGGAAGCAACCTCACTGTTTTCGAAACTTTCGTGTTCCATAACATGACACCAGTGACAGGCGGAATAACCAATACTGATGATGATAAGCTTATTTGCTTCTCTGGCAGCCGAAAGGGAAGTATCGTTCCAAGCTTTCCAGTGAATCGGGTTGTTGGCGTGTTGCAGTAAATAGGGGCTGGATTCGTATTGTAGTTCGTTCATAATTTTAAAAAAAGGCGTTCTCAAAGGAACGCCTGTATAAACTATTTTATTTCAAAAGTGAGTTTTAAATTTACTCTGAATTCGGTGACCTGATCGTCGTTAACCACTGCGCTGTGTTCCTGAACGTAAACGGAGCGTATGTGTTTCAATGTTTTGGAAGCTTCTGCTACGGCTTTTCTTGTAGCGTCTTCCCAACTTACTTCTGAACTGGAGAGCAGTTCGATAACTTTTAATACTCCCATAATTTGCTAGTTTTTAAGGTTATAGCTAATAAAGGTACAGTATTAAAGAATGAAAAACAACGATTTCGGCAGAATGTTAACCGTTTACCGCTTCAACTTTGATATCGTGATCGTGTAACATTTCTTTAAGCATGTTCTCGATACCGTTTTTCAACGTAAAGGTCGAAGACGGGCATCCGCTGCAGGCACCCTGTAAAATTACTTTTACACGTTTGTCTGTTTCGTCATAGGATTCGAAAATAATATTTCCGCCATCGGAGGCTACAGCCGGTTTTACATATTCGTCAAGAATGTTGATAATCTGCTGCGAAGTTACATCCAGGTTGTTGAAATACTCTTCTTGCTGTTTCTCGTGATTAGCTGTTTTAACGATCTGACTTTCGTCGATGATTGTTTTGCCTTCTTCAATGTAATTCTTAATGAAGGTACGTACTTCCTGAGTGATTTCCTGCCATTCGTTAATTTCATATTTAGTGATGGAGATATAATTCTCATCAAGGAATACCTCTTTTACAAAAGGAAGTTTGAACAATTCTTTGGCAAGGGGAGAAGCCGCCGTTTCGTCAATATTTTTAAACTCCACACTTGTTTTGGTCAGTAATTTGCTGGCAACAAATTTTAAAACCGACGGGTTTGGAGTGGTTTCCGCATAAACGGTTACCGGAATTTTTTTGTTTTTATTTTCATCAATGTTGATGATCTTGCCGCCTTTGTCAACAAAGGTTTCGATCTGTTCGGCAAGCAATTCTTTTACCTCATGCCATTCCACAATAGAATATTTTTCAATTGCGATAAAATTTCCTGAGATATATACCGTTTTTACAAAAGGAAGATAGAATAATTGTTTGGCCAAAGGGGATGCTGCCGTTTCGTCAATATTCTTAAATTCAAAACTTTCGCTCTTTGTGATGAAATCCGGAAATTCAAATTTTACAATGGCCGGGTTTTGCGTATCTCGTATTGTTACTTTTAACATTTTTTTTGTGATTTTTTGCAAATTTAACGAACATATATCGTTTGAATAAGTATATTTGGAAATTTTAAAGGAAAAATTAACATTAAGGCGTTGTTTTAACGTTAAAATAAGGATAAGGATTAATCATTTATAACCAGTTATAGCCAATGAAGAAGCTCTACTTTTTAGTGGTCTTGTTATTATCAATTACGGCATTTGCACAACCCATTACCGTTAATACGAATACGTATACTGTTCCGCAGTTAGTGCAAGACGTGTTGATTAATTCGCAGTGTGCTCAGGTTTCAAATATTACCTGGAGAACCGGTAATACAAACGGGCAGAACTCTGAGAACGGCATCGGTTTTTTTCAAAATACCAATGCTGGTTTTCCAATTCAGTCCGGAGTTATTTTAAGTACCGGTAGAGCCATGTCTGCTCCCGGTCCGAATACCGGAAATTTAAGTGAAGGGGTTAATTCCTGGACAGGAGATGCCGATCTGAAAGCGCAGATGGTTGCTGCAGGAGTAGTGAACAATGCCTTTGTTTATAGAAATGCTACCTATCTGCAATTCGACTTCGTTCCTTTAACCGATAGTTTTAGTTTCGAATTTTTATTTGCTTCCGAAGAGTATGGAACATATCAGTGTAACGGGGATTATGCTGATGCTTTTGCGTTTATATTGACCAATACAGTTACCGGTCAGGTTACCAATCTGGCAGTTGTGCCGGGTACCTCAACACCGATTTCTTCCCTTACAATTAAAAATCAGTTGTACAATGCTATCTGTGTATCCCAGAATCAGGGATTCTTTGGAGCATATTACCCGGAAAACGGTTTTCCGCCTGCTCCCATTAACTATATGGGAAGAACAATTCCAATGACGGCATCTTCTACCGTTGTTCCGAATACGCTGTATAAAATTAAAATGGTAATTGCCGACGGAACCGATACAGGGTTTGACTCTGCGGTATTCCTTAAAGCGGGAAGTTTTAATGTTGGACAGGCTACTTTGGGCGGAGATTTAACAATCGACAATTTAGCGGCATTGTGTCCGGGTGAAATCAGAACTTTAGATACAGGATTGAATCCTGCTTTTTATACTTTTCAATGGACCTTAAACGGACAGAATATTCCGGGTGCTACCGGAGCTTCTTATGGTGTTTCTGCTCCTGGTGTTTATGGGGTGATTATTAATAATAACGGTGGATCTTGTATCCAGCAGCCTACACCTATTACCGTTGAAGCATTCCCACCGATTGCAGCGGGTAATCCGGTCGATCTGACAAAATGTGGTGACGGAACAACTCCGGTTCCCTTTAATTTAAATGATAATTATGCTAATATTTTAGCGGGTCTTGATCCGAGTACAATTATTACCTATCATACCAGCCTTGCCGATGCGGAAATAGGAGCGAACTATATCCCGAATCCTGCAAATTATCCAACTGCTGTAACTATTCCGATTTTTGTGAATATTTCAACAGGGGAAAATTCCTGTTATGTTATCAGACAATTTAATTTGAATGTAATTTCCTGTACAGCCGATCCTGTTACCCCAGGTGATATGCGTGCTTGTGATGTTAACTCGGATAATACAGAAATATTTGATTTAACGGAGCAAAATACCACGATATTAGGAGGGCAGTTAGCTGCAGATTATACCATTACTTATCATACCAGCCAGGCCAATGCCGATGCTGATATTAATCCTATAACCCCGGCAAATGCTTTTCCAAGTTCAGGACAGACAATTTATGTTCGTATGGAAAAAGTGTCGGATCCTATTGTTTATGGAACAACGTCATTCCAGTTAATTCTTGTGGCGTTGCCAACAGCAACGATTTCCGGTCCGAACGGAATCTGTTCAGGTCAGGCAACTATTGTGTTTTCAGGACCTGCCGGAGCTACCGTTCATTATACTGCAGACGGTAACCCGGCAGACGTTACGCTGGATGCTACCGGTAACGCAACGGTAACAACTCCTCCGGTAACTGCAGATACTACTTATACTTTAGTAAGTGTTGATTCTAATGGTACACCAAACTGTCATAATACGTTAACCGGAAGTGTAACGATTGTATATTACGGATTACCAACGGCTACCATCAGCGGGGCGACAACAATCTGTTCGGGTGACACAGCGGTGTTGACCTTTAACGGTACACCAAATGCTGTAGTTACCTATACCAATGGTACGACCAATGCGACAGTAACCTTAGACGGTACCGGAGCAGGAAGTGCAACAGTTGGTCCGTTAACGGCTACAACTACTTACGATTTAGTGAGTGTTGCTGTTGCAGGACCACCGGCTTGTTCACAACCACAAACAGGAAGTGCTACGATTACTGTAAAAACATTACCGACAGCTACGATCAGCGGACCAGCTTTAGTATGCTCCGGCAGTACTGGTGTGGTAACGATTAACGGTACACCAAACGCTATCGTTACGTATACAGACGGTACGACAACTTATACCATCGCTTTAGATGCAGCGGGTACGGCTACCTTTACAACGGCGCCATTAACAAACCCGACGACTTATACTTTAACCAGTGTTGTAACTACTGATGTACCGGCTTGTACAAAAGCCTTAACCGCTTCGATTACTATCGGTATCCAGCCATTACCAGTTGCTACGGTAACCGGACCAGCTTCAGTATGTTCCGGCAGTACAGCAGAAATTGTGTTTAACGGTACGCCAAATGCTACCGTGACTTATACTACTGATGGCGGTACTACTACACAAACGGTTACCCTTAACAGTTCCGGAACAGCTACGGTAACTTCACCGGCATTAACCGGCCCGATTACTTACCAGCTAATCAATGTTGCCTCTAACGGTACACCAGCTTGTAGCCAGCCACAAACCGACAGCCATACGGTAACTACCGTTGTGGCTCCAACAATCAATAACCCGGGTGTATTGGAAGTATGTGATGCTAATAACGACGGCTTCGAAACCTTTAACCTGAGTACTGTAATTCCTCAGATAACAGGTGGTGATCCGAACTTAACCGTTACTTTCCATGAAACCCCGCAAGATGCGCAGTTAGGAAACTATCCTATCACGATGCCATTGTATACGAACATTAACCCGAACACACAGATTCTGTATATCAGAGTGGTGAATACCGGTGTTAATGCCTGTGCTTCCTTTACAACCCTTACTTTGGTTGTAAACCCACGTCCGATCATTGCACCAGTTGTAACGGATTATGTATTGTGTGAAACCAGTACTCCGGGCGACGGCTTTGAAGTATTTAACTTAAACACTAAAGATACTGAAGTAATTAACGGACAACCAGGCGTTACCGTTACGTACTATACCAATCAGGCAGATGCCTTAGCTGGAAATAATGCTATCGTTACCCCGGGAACGTATACCAATGCGACCAATCCGGAAACGATCTGGTACCAGTTGAAAAACATACACGGTTGTATCGCAGTAGGCTCATTCAAACTAATGGTTAACCCATTACCGGTTGTGCCAATGCCAGTACCGGCTTACTCATTATGTGACTATACCGGACTACCATTACATGAAGAATTTGATTTATCGACTAAGATTCCGGAAATCATCGGAACCACAACAGGATTGAATGTAACGTTCTATTTCAGCCAGGCAGATGCTCAGGCAGGAGTAGCCGGTACCGAATTACCATTGTTGTATACCAACCAAGTACCTACAGTACAAACCATTTTTGTACGTGTAGAAAACACCACCACACATTGCTTTAGCGTAACAGCTATGGATTTACGAGTAGAACCGCTTCCGGTTTTAGTCATGCCAACAGCAGCCGTGATGGTATGTGATACCAACAGTAACGGCTTTAGCAGCTTTGACCTGACGGCTTTAATTCCGAACATGTTAAACGGAGAGCCAAACGTAGCGGTAAGCTTCTACGAAACCCAGACCAATGCAGAAAACGGCTTAGACCCTATTACAACGAACCCTTACGACAACATTAACCCGT
This region of Flavobacterium inviolabile genomic DNA includes:
- a CDS encoding DUF4403 family protein, with translation MKPFFSFIAVFIFAMFFSNCSTTSRIDALKPEPSDNKPAVFETTTSFISLPVDIPLKEIENQLNKSLNGLIYNDSILVDDKTEMKIWKQAPIKLTEKDGKIRSVLPLKIWAKIKYGTDFLGLNDTKEINLNGQIILLSDAKLSNWKLTTSSVIEDFEWKDSPSIVVGGKNVPITYVVNPTIRLFKAKIARTIDDAINKTTDFKPQVLAVLEKISTPFKTSELYETWFKVAPTELYVTDAVLSKSKITMDMGLKCKMQTIVGQEPLNTFKKESIVLKPVSKMPDKIEATVAAVSTYESASRIITKNFQGKEFASGSRKIVVQKVDLWHKDGKMIIALSMTGSINGTIYLSGIPNYNALTKEIYFDQMDYVLNTKGILTKTANWLMQGLILSKIQESCRYSIKENLEEGKKNMLPYLNNYSPMKGVFVNGKLNDFIFDKVEVTDKAIIAFIKTSGQMSIKIDGME
- a CDS encoding TolC family protein, which encodes MKSTTLLFLGLSMVAIQAKAQTKKWTLEECVNHAMEKNISIKQSVLDQQVAHISRKDAYGSFLPTINGQASHSWNVGLNQNITTGLLENQTVQFTSAGLNVGIDIYKGLQHQNQLRKANLSIIASQYQLQKMQEDVSLNIVNAYLQILFNKENLKVQKEQLAYDTKQMERTQELVDAGVVPKGDLLDVKATVMADNQKLIASENALLISRLSLAQLLQLDGFREFDIVDNETPVKNSSVMMEEPEKIVEKARETRANIKIAEANVSIAEKDLSIARGKYHPTLQGFYSFSTRAAYADRVVGYQQDPNNPTIATQYFTENGLSVLQNNYRPILGSPAPVLDQFSDNKGQNFGFSLNVPILNGLSVRNNVERSKVALERSKINLEQQELDLERTVYTAYTDTKGSLKSYEAALSTLEARQESFNYAKERYEVGLMNVFDFTQAQTLFVNAQSEVLRTKYDYIFRTKILEFYFGMPITQN
- a CDS encoding efflux RND transporter periplasmic adaptor subunit — translated: MKKSTKFLLIGGVVAVVALLLILSKKGVIGNKDKGTEVEVAQANQMTIIETVSATGKIQPEVEVKISSEVSGEIIALSVKEGQTVKKGDLLVKINPDLYESGLNRTVASLSTSKAGLSQAEAQVKEAKANYERNKKLFTKGVISKSEWDKIVSAYEVAQASKQSAYYSVQSASATVTEARDNLNRTTIYAPVDGTISRLDVELGERVLGTQQMAGTELLRVANLNNMEVEVDVNENDIVKVNIGDSAKIEVDAYLKKEFKGIVTSISNSASSTLTADQVTNFKVKVRILKESYEDLIAGKPANFSPFRPGMTATVDIETKRKENVLAVPISAVVMKTDTISGKKDVLEELEKEEKEKVKGSTDKKFECVFVKIGDKAELRKIKSGIQDDTNIEIVSGLKKGDVIIVGPYTTVTKDLNPGDRVTVKKDEIPDKKKDKKV
- the tsaB gene encoding tRNA (adenosine(37)-N6)-threonylcarbamoyltransferase complex dimerization subunit type 1 TsaB, producing the protein MTYILNIETATKNCSITIAKNGETLVSMEIAEEGYSHAEKLHVFIQDALAEAGLGFQDLNAVAVSQGPGSYTGLRIGVSAAKGLCYSLGIPLIAVDTLETLARQLRIENGVIIPMIDARRMEVFTAVFDKSFACLRTTKAEIITETIYEDIRETIHLVGDGAAKCKELLNTPDFIYHDAVIYPSAKEMSKVSFEKYKKSDTVDVAYFEPFYLKDFVMTTKAVKP
- a CDS encoding mechanosensitive ion channel family protein, with product MEKMNNFFIHYLNVLLDYSPKVISAVIILVVGIWGIKFIRKIAETVMTKRELEPTLIKFLLDFLIWALRILLFVSVISKLGIETSSFVAILGAIGLAVGLSLQGSLSNFSGGVLIILFKPFKVGDTIEAQAENGKVLAIQIFSTKILTSQNQIIYIPNGILSNGKIKNFSQKPTRRTNLVVPTAYTSDIRAIKTQLEELINNHPDVLKTPAPEVVIETLGEKNVNFAIRAWTKNQDFGAVSSQLLEQSSKLVTVTA
- a CDS encoding thioredoxin domain-containing protein → MNELQYESSPYLLQHANNPIHWKAWNDTSLSAAREANKLIIISIGYSACHWCHVMEHESFENSEVASVMNSGFVAIKVDREERPDVDAIYMKAVQLMTGQGGWPLNVVCLPDGRPVWGGTYFKKDNWMDILSQLDNLYRTNPDKVIEYAEKLHEGLSFLGLVNHANADSDAQNPQHIKPLVEKWSKSFDWDYGGYARAPKFMMPNNYLFLQRYGYQTASADLLDFVDLTLTKMAHGGLFDVLGGGFSRYSVDMRWHVPHFEKMLYDNGQLVSLYAEAYKRTKNPLYKEVLEKTLSFVERELCNPDFGFYAALDADSLNEIAVLEEGAYYVWTKEQLQTLLTADFDLFAALFNVNEFGFWEHDHYVLIQNRSVQEVAEQFNLSEAALLAKKKAWESLLFSEREKRPKPRLDDKSLTSWNAIMLKGYVDAYNALGDPHYIAIAKKNAAFITGKMWSEEGHLWHTYKNGKSTIVGFLEDYAFTIEAFIALYQATLEETYLLHAKQLTDYCLDHFYNEEQQFFLFKAKNTTALIAAHYEIEDNVIPASNSVMANNLYILSTLFHNEYYEKTALQMLNHLIPNIDYASAYSNWMNLWMNLSKDTKELAVCGPDALEALATVHSEYLPHVIIAGSRQPSAIPFLQNRFDEKKLLFYICENRNCKLPATAVETTLNELRIK
- a CDS encoding dodecin family protein; amino-acid sequence: MGVLKVIELLSSSEVSWEDATRKAVAEASKTLKHIRSVYVQEHSAVVNDDQVTEFRVNLKLTFEIK